The following DNA comes from Helicobacter kayseriensis.
GCATTAAAGATTTTTTGAAAAGGATCCATTTCAATAATTTCTTCACAAAGTGTCTTATAGATAAGATATTGATTGATTTCTTTTTTCTTATCATTGTAAGTCTTTTTGTAAATGTCCTCAATAAGAAAGTTTTTTGCAAAAAAGCTCTTGATACGACTATCAAATATTGGATATTCCTTTGGATTCACAAAATGCAGAATCTTTGAAGCTCCAACGATTGAATTATTGACACTTTTTACAAGGTAAAAATAATCAGAGTAATTTAATGGCTCTTCTTGTTTTGCTTTGTTTAGGGTGTTGATTGCTTCTTGGGTAATGCTTATATTTGGAATTGTTGGCATCCAACCATAAATCAAGTAAGCACCAATAGTAAAAAAATGATAGTCAAAAACTCCAATATTGTGAAAAAAATCAAGAAATTCAAAATAACTATCAAAATATTGAGTTTCAATATTTGTTGTTTTTAGGTATTCACAAATTGTCCTTAAAACATTATCTTTTTCATATAGTGAAAATCTTTCCATTTTATCTCCTATTCAATGCACTTATTCAAAACAGCTGTAATAATCATTGAGCCAACTAATGGATAGCTATAACTTTTTTGAATCACCATTTTTTTTAATTCTTTTGTGATAGGTATAGAGAACAACACCAGCACTAATAGGTTCAAGAAATTGAGCATTTTCTTCATTGTTTGCAATCATCACAAGTGGATTCCAATTGTGTTGATTACCGGAAACTAAAAAATCTTTCCCTTCTTGTTTGAAATATAATTTGAGTTTATCCCTTTTCAAGGGTTTTTCTTCGTCTGTTTGCAGATCATAACTTCCAGACATAGCGTCATAGCATTGTGAGGGGAGGGCAGATAAATTAGAAGCCAATAAAGCGACAAGAAGTAGTGTTTTTACTCTCATTTTTTCTCCTTTTTCTATGGTGGTTTTTTATTATTGAGAACAAAAATGATATCATGCCCTCCTCTTAAAAATAGCTTAAAAAATGAATAAGCCCAAGATTAGCGAGGCTCTCCCCTTATTTGCAAAAAGAAAGGGGCGACACTTTCTTTTTGGGTTAAGGGGAGCGGGGGAGGGGATAAACCTTTTTCTTTGGGGGAAACATACTAAAATACACAAAAAATAAAGAGGAAAAACGCTTATGAAGATTCAAAGCAAACATCAAAGCAGAGCAAACAAAGATACACATTGGAGCAAAAGTGATGAAGGGGCTTATAAAAAAGCAAAAAGAGAAAAATAGAGGGGCAAAACTTTAACTTTGGAGCAAGTTAAGCAAGAACTAGGGATATAACAAACATTTTGCTACAATCCCCCCTCGATTCAAAATCCCATATTAAAGTGCGTTTCAAATGAAAAAAAATATCTATGACTATACCCTCAAGGAATTGGAGGAAATTTTCAAGCCTAGTTTTAGAGCTAAGCAAATCTATCATTGGCTTTATGTGAAATATATCCATGAATTTGAAAAGATGCCAAATCTTCCTAAAACTTTGCAACAAGAATTAAGTGAAAAGTTTTCTGCCAATAATTTGTCCATTATTGAGGTGGAAACAAGTCAAGATGGGACAAGAAAGTATTTGTTTCGGACTCAAGATGGTTTGAGCTTTGAAAGCGTGTTTATTAAAATGCGAGATAAGAAAATCAATGAAGAAGGCAAAATCATCGAGGGAGAAAAATATACTTTTTGCCTTTCTTCTCAAGTGGGATGCAAGGTGGGGTGTGCATTTTGCTCCACAGCCAAGGGTGGATTTGTGAGGAATCTAAGTGCGGGTGAAATTGTGGAGCAGGTGGTGCGACTTAAGGAGGATAATGGGCTTGCTCCAGAGAAGCGTGTCAATATCGTTTATATGGGTATGGGAGAACCTCTTGATAATTTTGATGAGGTAACAAAAGCGATCCAGATTCTCT
Coding sequences within:
- the rlmN gene encoding 23S rRNA (adenine(2503)-C(2))-methyltransferase RlmN, encoding MKKNIYDYTLKELEEIFKPSFRAKQIYHWLYVKYIHEFEKMPNLPKTLQQELSEKFSANNLSIIEVETSQDGTRKYLFRTQDGLSFESVFIKMRDKKINEEGKIIEGEKYTFCLSSQVGCKVGCAFCSTAKGGFVRNLSAGEIVEQVVRLKEDNGLAPEKRVNIVYMGMGEPLDNFDEVTKAIQILSELNGLSISTRRQTISTSGIAPKIKKLGELDLGVQLAISLHAVNDELRSKLIPMNKAYNIEKVLEAVREFPVDARKRVMFEYLVIKGLNDDLGSAKALLKLLNGIKAKVNLILFNPHEESEFERPHIQDVKRFADFLVNKGLLCTIRESKGIDISAACGQLREKEKKFKYVSCETKERK